Proteins found in one Oryza glaberrima chromosome 4, OglaRS2, whole genome shotgun sequence genomic segment:
- the LOC127769308 gene encoding 60S ribosomal protein L14-1-like, with translation MPFKRFVEIGRVALVNYGKDYGRLVVIVDVVDQNRALVDAPDMVRCQINFKRLSLTDIKIDIKRVPKKTTLIKAMEEADVKNKWENSSWGKKLIVQKRRASLNDFDRFKVMLAKIKRGGAIRQELAKLKKEAAA, from the exons ATG CCGTTCAAGAGGTTCGTGGAGATCGGGCGCGTGGCCCTGGTGAACTACGGCAAGGACtacggccgcctcgtcgtcatTGTCGATGTCGTCGACCAGAACAGG GCACTTGTGGATGCCCCTGATATGGTCCGCTGCCAGATAAACTTCAAGCGGCTTTCTCTGACTGACATTAAGATTGACATCAAGCGTGTCCCTAAGAAGACCACCTTGATTAAGGCAATGGAGGAAGCTG ATGTGAAGAACAAGTGGGAGAACAGCTCATGGGGTAAGAAACTGATTGTCCAGAAGAGGAGAGCATCCCTCAACGACTTTGACAGGTTCAAGGTTATGTTGGCGAAGATCAAG CGTGGCGGCGCTATCAGACAGGAGCTTGCTAAGCTTAAGAAGGAGGCTGCTGCTTAG
- the LOC127769878 gene encoding uncharacterized protein LOC127769878, producing the protein MEVEKKATTVEEVRGVEEETKKEEAAASDVSLKELSKKLDDFAKERDWEMYHAPRNLLLAMIAEVGELSELFMWKGEVAKGLPGWKESEKEHLGEELSDVLLYLIRLSDMCGVDLGDAATRKIVKNAVKYPAPSKST; encoded by the exons ATGGAGGTCGAGAAGAAGGCGACGACCGTGGAGGAGGTGagaggggtggaggaggagacgaagaaggaggaggcggcggcttctGACGTGAGCCTGAAGGAGCTGTCCAAGAAGCTCGATGACTTCGCCAAGGAGAGGGACTGGGAGATGTACCATGCCCCGAGGAACCTTCTGCTTGCCATG ATCGCTGAGGTCGGGGAGCTGTCGGAGCTGTTCATGTGGAAAGGGGAGGTGGCCAAGGGCCTGCCCGGGTGGAAGGAGTCGGAGAAGGAGCACCTCGGCGAGGAGCTCTCCGACGTGCTGCTCTACCTGATCCGGCTCTCCGACATGTGCGGCGTCGACCtcggcgacgccgccaccagGAAGATCGTCAAGAACGCCGTCAAGTACCCAGCGCCGTCGAAGAGCACTTGA